One genomic region from Deltaproteobacteria bacterium encodes:
- a CDS encoding alpha/beta fold hydrolase, protein MKTLPLLLALALGGEAEFTHDSLHKTGKYRLELPGDKAASKAGASKSEPWLLVFFHGAGGGGSYDAFLPELKSAATGRNVAVMAVQAPNHSNSWADAFDGPSRRHAAYIADLLKRKVYSEHRQLSPKRTVFIGMSAGATFIGGDLLPDHIKDYQGGAILLCGGAPPRSMSDAAAFQKLSDATAKSFKIYFSINVGDFLAEQAYAGSQYWEWRGLKMKIKDFPGNGHCAFDMKKAVEEGLDYIGVPKG, encoded by the coding sequence ATGAAAACGCTGCCCTTACTTCTGGCCCTTGCTCTCGGTGGAGAGGCTGAATTTACTCATGATAGCCTCCACAAGACTGGTAAATATCGTCTCGAACTCCCTGGCGACAAAGCAGCGTCTAAAGCTGGAGCTAGCAAAAGCGAGCCTTGGCTTCTTGTGTTTTTCCACGGAGCTGGTGGTGGGGGGAGCTACGACGCCTTTTTGCCCGAGCTGAAATCTGCTGCTACTGGCCGCAACGTAGCCGTCATGGCGGTCCAGGCACCCAATCACTCTAACTCTTGGGCGGATGCTTTTGATGGCCCGTCGCGGCGTCATGCCGCCTATATTGCCGATCTCCTGAAGCGCAAGGTTTACTCTGAGCACCGGCAGCTTTCGCCCAAGCGTACAGTATTTATCGGCATGTCGGCGGGGGCTACGTTTATTGGTGGCGATCTCCTACCTGATCACATCAAGGATTACCAAGGTGGCGCCATCCTGCTATGTGGCGGCGCTCCCCCAAGGTCGATGAGCGATGCCGCGGCCTTTCAGAAGTTAAGCGACGCGACAGCAAAGTCCTTCAAGATCTACTTCTCGATCAATGTCGGTGATTTTTTGGCTGAGCAGGCCTACGCCGGCTCCCAGTATTGGGAGTGGCGTGGGCTTAAGATGAAGATCAAAGATTTCCCCGGTAACGGCCACTGCGCGTTCGACATGAAAAAGGCGGTCGAGGAGGGGCTGGACTACATCGGGGTGCCTAAGGGCTAA
- the lepA gene encoding elongation factor 4 codes for TCSMNYKAKDGHTYLFNLIDTPGHVDFSYEVSRSLTACEGALVVVDASQGVEAQTVANVTLAMQANLTLIPVINKIDLPSADPDKVKAEIEEELAIDAGEAVMASAKTRIGIQDVLEAIVQRIPPPEPKRAEPLQALIFDSWFDPYLGAVSLVRVMAGEIKRGQYMQFMSTGKSFEVLKVGKLTPRQVDVDGLVAGEVGFVAGSIKGVGDTRVGDTITNPDRPASGPLAGFQKAKQMVFGGIFPVDSSDYQVLRESFEKLQLNDASLTFEVESSIALGMGFRVGFLGLLHMDIIQERLEREYNLDLIFTAPTVVYQVFTVDGTEIKIENPARMPDPTKIERIEEPYVLLTIHTPEEYIGGLLKLLTERRGIQKGLDYLSAKRVKITYEIPMNEMIFDFHDKLKSISRGYASMDYEVTDYRVGDLVKLDILVNGEPVDALSCIVHRSTAPVRGRSLCKKLKDILPRQMFQIALQAAVGSKIMARESVSALRKDVTAKCYGGDISRKRKLLEKQKEGKKRMKSVGKVEIPQDAFMAILQIDED; via the coding sequence ACCTGCTCGATGAACTACAAGGCCAAGGACGGACACACCTATCTCTTCAATCTCATCGATACCCCCGGCCATGTCGACTTTAGCTACGAGGTGTCACGGAGTCTGACGGCATGTGAGGGCGCCTTGGTTGTTGTCGATGCCAGTCAGGGCGTAGAGGCGCAAACCGTCGCTAACGTCACCCTAGCCATGCAGGCCAACCTCACGCTGATCCCGGTGATCAACAAAATCGATTTACCGAGTGCCGATCCCGATAAAGTTAAGGCTGAAATCGAAGAAGAATTAGCGATCGACGCCGGTGAGGCTGTCATGGCGAGCGCCAAGACCCGCATCGGCATCCAAGACGTGCTCGAGGCCATTGTACAGCGTATACCACCACCTGAGCCTAAGCGGGCGGAGCCACTGCAGGCGCTGATCTTCGACAGCTGGTTTGATCCCTACTTAGGTGCTGTTTCCCTGGTGCGTGTGATGGCTGGCGAGATTAAGCGTGGGCAGTACATGCAGTTTATGTCGACGGGCAAATCGTTTGAGGTGCTCAAAGTCGGTAAGCTCACGCCACGTCAAGTTGATGTCGATGGCTTGGTCGCTGGTGAAGTGGGTTTTGTGGCAGGCTCCATCAAGGGCGTCGGCGACACCCGCGTTGGTGACACCATCACGAATCCTGATCGACCAGCCTCCGGACCGTTAGCTGGGTTCCAGAAGGCCAAACAAATGGTGTTTGGTGGCATATTCCCCGTCGACTCGAGTGACTATCAAGTGCTGCGCGAGTCGTTTGAAAAGCTACAGCTTAATGACGCCTCCCTGACTTTTGAGGTAGAGAGTTCCATCGCCCTTGGGATGGGATTCCGCGTGGGTTTTCTCGGCCTGCTCCACATGGACATCATTCAGGAACGACTCGAGCGTGAGTATAACCTCGACCTGATCTTCACGGCGCCGACGGTTGTGTATCAGGTGTTCACCGTGGACGGCACCGAAATCAAAATCGAAAACCCGGCGCGGATGCCAGATCCGACTAAGATTGAGCGCATCGAAGAGCCCTACGTACTCCTGACTATTCACACGCCGGAGGAGTACATCGGTGGTCTTCTCAAGCTTTTGACCGAGCGTCGCGGTATCCAGAAAGGTCTAGACTATCTCTCGGCCAAGAGGGTCAAGATCACCTATGAAATACCGATGAACGAGATGATCTTCGACTTCCACGACAAGCTCAAGAGTATCTCGCGCGGCTATGCTTCGATGGATTACGAGGTGACTGACTACCGCGTTGGTGATTTGGTCAAGCTTGATATCCTCGTCAACGGTGAGCCGGTGGATGCACTCTCATGTATCGTCCACCGTTCGACAGCCCCTGTGCGGGGACGGTCGCTCTGTAAGAAGCTCAAGGACATCTTGCCTCGTCAAATGTTCCAAATCGCTCTTCAGGCCGCCGTAGGCAGTAAAATCATGGCGCGCGAAAGCGTTTCGGCACTACGTAAAGACGTTACAGCCAAGTGCTACGGTGGCGATATTTCGCGTAAGCGCAAGCTCCTCGAGAAGCAAAAAGAGGGCAAAAAGCGGATGAAATCCGTAGGCAAGGTGGAGATACCACAGGACGCCTTTATGGCGATCCTGCAGATCGACGAAGACTAA